A DNA window from Macadamia integrifolia cultivar HAES 741 chromosome 4, SCU_Mint_v3, whole genome shotgun sequence contains the following coding sequences:
- the LOC122075624 gene encoding cysteine-rich receptor-like protein kinase 3 — MGITENGRVAFVVFIVSCFWGISLADSQTSIVGLYCDTTNAASGAFFADYFIPAMDSLSSLVNQNGFGTTVVGEGPNAVYALAQCFKDLSSVDCELCFSVIRSILPKCYPKIGGRIFLEGCFGRYEIFSFFNEAMDSGDSKVCSYSMNSSLPDKFKEIVNEAVGNVSTEAIKNQGFAVGSVSNSNISVFSLAQCWESLDNQKCNSCLQAAASFVNSCSPALEGQSFNAGCYLRYSTGMFWNSLPTTSNSSGNHNTLWIIIGSVGGVALLLS, encoded by the exons ATGGGTATTACAGAAAACGGCAGGGTTGCTTTTGTTGTCTTCATTGTATCATGCTTTTGGGGGATTTCATTGGCGGACTCCCAGACAAGTATCGTAGGCTTATACTGCGACACAACTAATGCTGCGTCAGGTGCTTTTTTTGCCGATTACTTTATTCCCGCAATGGATAGTCTAAGCTCTCTTGTAAATCAAAATGGGTTTGGGACTAccgttgtcggagaaggcccaaaTGCTGTTTATGCTCTTGCCCAGTGCTTCAAAGACCTAAGTTCAGTAGATTGCGAACTTTGCTTCTCAGTAATTCGATCCATTCTCCCTAAGTGTTATCCTAAGATAGGAGGAAGGATTTTTCTGGAAGGGTGTTTTGGTCGTTATGAAATTTTTTCGTTCTTCAATGAAGCCATGGATTCAGGGGACTCAAAAGTATGTTCTTACAGTATGAACAGTTCCCTGCCTGATAAGTTTAAAGAAATTGTTAACGAGGCTGTTGGGAATGTTAGCACAGAAGCTATTAAGAAtcagggttttgctgttggatCGGTTTCAAACTCCAATATCTCAGTATTTTCTCTTGCCCAATGTTGGGAGAGCTTGGACAATCAGAAATGCAATAGTTGCCTACAAGCTGCTGCTTCTTTTGTCAATTCATGTTCTCCAGCTCTTGAAGGTCAGTCATTTAATGCTGGTTGTTATCTGAGGTATTCAACTGGGATGTTTTGGAATTCACTTCCGACCACCTCGAATTCATCAG GAAATCATAACACCTTATGGATTATCATTGGTTCTGTTGGTGGAGTTGCGCTACTTTTAAGTTGA
- the LOC122075419 gene encoding polygalacturonase At1g48100 isoform X1: protein MKKVKNLSLLFILLLLIVILIEYSASSVEARKDNKKHQKQKKRPGNNQTAAGPVHSPVPLPASSPYYGPYPTHTNIYDILSFGAKGDGVSDDSKAFVAAWKAACKVPAATVEIPSEFRFLIKPLTLQGPCMPHLVLQIDGSLLAPPKIGSWAKSSLFQWINFKWVHNFTIQGTGTVNGQGSAWWNPSGVNYVQRRSKHIPDLKPTALRFYASYNVNIRDITIINSPGCHLKFDGSGGVKVDNITISSPGDSPNTDGIHLQNAHDVEIKHSNIGCGDDCVSIQTGCSNVHVHHVNCGPGHGVSLGGLGKDKTVACVSGIVIENINIQNALSGVRIKTWQGGMGSVKNVSFSNIEVTDVEVPIMIDQYYCDRRFCKNQTEAVAITGVKYNQITGTYSLQPIHLACSNNVPCIDVDLIDIQLEPSPGSNGFQQALCWNSYGKSQAPLVPSAMDYCLRRGGSWAKRPAGSHDHSC from the exons ATGAAGAAAGTCAAGAATTTATCTCTTTTGTTCATTCTGCTTCTCCTGATTGTGATACTTATTGAGTACTCTGCAAGCTCAGTGGAGGCAAGGAAGGATAACAAGAAGCATCAGAAACAGAAGAAACGGCCTGGCAACAACCAAACTGCTGCTGGACCAGTGCATTCTCCTGTCCCTTTACCTGCTTCATCTCCTTACTATGGTCCATATCCTACCCACACAAACATTTATGATATCTTGTCTTTTGGTGCCAAGGGTGATGGAGTTTCTGATGACTCAAAG GCATTTGTAGCAGCATGGAAAGCTGCCTGCAAGGTTCCAGCGGCCACAGTGGAAATCCCATCAGAATTCAGATTTCTCATCAAACCATTAACTCTCCAGGGCCCATGTATGCCTCATCTTGTTCTTCAG ATAGATGGGTCTCTCTTAGCTCCTCCAAAGATAGGTTCGTGGGCAAAATCCAGCTTGTTTCAATGGATAAACTTCAAGTGGGTTCATAACTTCACCATTCAAGGAACTGGTACTGTTAATGGCCAAGGTTCTGCTTGGTGGAATCCCTCAGGAGTCAACTATGTTCAG AGGAGATCCAAACATATACCAGATTTGAAACCAACT GCTTTGAGGTTCTATGCAAGCTACAATGTGAACATTAGGGACATAACCATCATAAACAGTCCTGGGTGCCATCTAAAATTTGATGGCAGTGGAGGAGTTAAGGTTGACAATATTACCATCTCTTCACCTGGTGATAGTCCCAACACTGATGGCATTCACCTTCAAAATGCCCATGATGTGGAAATAAAGCATTCCAACATTGGATGTG GAGATGATTGTGTATCCATTCAAACTGGATGCTCTAATGTTCATGTTCATCATGTGAACTGCGGCCCTGGCCATGGTGTTAG TTTAGGAGGGCTAGGGAAGGACAAAACAGTGGCATGTGTCTCTGGTATTGTGATTGAAAACATCAATATTCAAAATGCTCTATCTGGAGTGAGGATCAAAACATGGCAG GGAGGTATGGGATCTGTGAAGAATGTTTCATTTTCCAACATTGAAGTAACCGATGTGGAGGTTCCGATCATGATCGACCAGTACTACTGTGACAGGAGATTCTGCAAGAACCAGACAGAAGCAGTGGCAATAACAGGAGTCAAGTATAATCAGATTACTGGGACTTACTCTCTGCAACCCATTCATCTGGCATGTAGTAACAATGTTCCGTGCATCGATGTCGATCTAATCGACATTCAGTTAGAGCCATCGCCAGGTTCTAATGGGTTTCAACAGGCTTTGTGTTGGAATTCTTATGGGAAGTCACAGGCCCCTCTTGTTCCTTCAGCCATGGATTATTGCTTGCGTAGGGGTGGTAGTTGGGCTAAGCGACCGGCGGGATCACATGACCACTCTTGTTAG
- the LOC122075419 gene encoding polygalacturonase At1g48100 isoform X2, whose product MKKVKNLSLLFILLLLIVILIEYSASSVEARKDNKKHQKQKKRPGNNQTAAGPVHSPVPLPASSPYYGPYPTHTNIYDILSFGAKGDGVSDDSKAFVAAWKAACKVPAATVEIPSEFRFLIKPLTLQGPCMPHLVLQRRSKHIPDLKPTALRFYASYNVNIRDITIINSPGCHLKFDGSGGVKVDNITISSPGDSPNTDGIHLQNAHDVEIKHSNIGCGDDCVSIQTGCSNVHVHHVNCGPGHGVSLGGLGKDKTVACVSGIVIENINIQNALSGVRIKTWQGGMGSVKNVSFSNIEVTDVEVPIMIDQYYCDRRFCKNQTEAVAITGVKYNQITGTYSLQPIHLACSNNVPCIDVDLIDIQLEPSPGSNGFQQALCWNSYGKSQAPLVPSAMDYCLRRGGSWAKRPAGSHDHSC is encoded by the exons ATGAAGAAAGTCAAGAATTTATCTCTTTTGTTCATTCTGCTTCTCCTGATTGTGATACTTATTGAGTACTCTGCAAGCTCAGTGGAGGCAAGGAAGGATAACAAGAAGCATCAGAAACAGAAGAAACGGCCTGGCAACAACCAAACTGCTGCTGGACCAGTGCATTCTCCTGTCCCTTTACCTGCTTCATCTCCTTACTATGGTCCATATCCTACCCACACAAACATTTATGATATCTTGTCTTTTGGTGCCAAGGGTGATGGAGTTTCTGATGACTCAAAG GCATTTGTAGCAGCATGGAAAGCTGCCTGCAAGGTTCCAGCGGCCACAGTGGAAATCCCATCAGAATTCAGATTTCTCATCAAACCATTAACTCTCCAGGGCCCATGTATGCCTCATCTTGTTCTTCAG AGGAGATCCAAACATATACCAGATTTGAAACCAACT GCTTTGAGGTTCTATGCAAGCTACAATGTGAACATTAGGGACATAACCATCATAAACAGTCCTGGGTGCCATCTAAAATTTGATGGCAGTGGAGGAGTTAAGGTTGACAATATTACCATCTCTTCACCTGGTGATAGTCCCAACACTGATGGCATTCACCTTCAAAATGCCCATGATGTGGAAATAAAGCATTCCAACATTGGATGTG GAGATGATTGTGTATCCATTCAAACTGGATGCTCTAATGTTCATGTTCATCATGTGAACTGCGGCCCTGGCCATGGTGTTAG TTTAGGAGGGCTAGGGAAGGACAAAACAGTGGCATGTGTCTCTGGTATTGTGATTGAAAACATCAATATTCAAAATGCTCTATCTGGAGTGAGGATCAAAACATGGCAG GGAGGTATGGGATCTGTGAAGAATGTTTCATTTTCCAACATTGAAGTAACCGATGTGGAGGTTCCGATCATGATCGACCAGTACTACTGTGACAGGAGATTCTGCAAGAACCAGACAGAAGCAGTGGCAATAACAGGAGTCAAGTATAATCAGATTACTGGGACTTACTCTCTGCAACCCATTCATCTGGCATGTAGTAACAATGTTCCGTGCATCGATGTCGATCTAATCGACATTCAGTTAGAGCCATCGCCAGGTTCTAATGGGTTTCAACAGGCTTTGTGTTGGAATTCTTATGGGAAGTCACAGGCCCCTCTTGTTCCTTCAGCCATGGATTATTGCTTGCGTAGGGGTGGTAGTTGGGCTAAGCGACCGGCGGGATCACATGACCACTCTTGTTAG
- the LOC122075257 gene encoding cysteine-rich receptor-like protein kinase 2, producing the protein SAGAGFSASISQSKLNFRYQELRNGTKNFDTSNKLGQGSYGTVYKAVLPDGREVAVKRLFLNTRQWIDQFLNEVDLINCLHHKNLVKLLGRSTDGPESLLVYEYYFNKSLDQIIFDHSRAKVLHWEKRLDIIQGVAEGLSYLHEESEIRIIHRDIKASNVLLDDNFKPKITDFGRARSFAEGLIHLSTGVAGTLGYMAPEYVFHGHLTEKVDLYSFGVLILEVVTGQRCSSEVGSQGRKSFLARVCN; encoded by the exons TCAGCAGGAGCAGGATTTTCTGCTTCCATTTCTCAGTCCAAGCTCAATTTCAGATACCAGGAATTGAGGAACGGTACCAAGAATTTTGACACATCCAACAAGCTTGGGCAGGGCAGCTATGGAACTGTTTACAAG GCTGTACTTCCTGATGGAAGAGAAGTTGCGGTGAAGAGGTTGTTCCTGAATACAAGACAGTGGATTGATCAGTTCTTAAATGAAGTGGATCTGATCAACTGCCTCCACCACAAAAATCTAGTGAAATTGCTTGGTCGCAGCACTGATGGCCCCGAAAGCTTGCTTGTTTATGAGTATTACTTCAACAAGAGCCTGGATCAGATTATATTTG ATCATAGCCGAGCAAAAGTTTTACACTGGGAGAAGAGATTGGATATTATTCAAGGGGTGGCAGAAGGTCTCTCTTATCTCCATGAGGAGTCAGAAATCCGAATTATCCACAGAGACATCAAAGCAAGTAATGTTCTTCTTGATGATAATTTTAAGCCCAAGATAACAGATTTTGGACGTGCAAGATCTTTTGCAGAGGGTCTAATCCATCTTAGCACTGGAGTAGCAGGAACACT AGGATACATGGCTCCTGAGTATGTATTTCATGGCCACCTAACTGAGAAAGTTGACTTATACAGCTTTGGAGTTCTGATTCTTGAAGTAGTAACAGGTCAAAGGTGCAGCAGCGAGGTGGGATCACAGGGACGGAAATCTTTCTTAGCAAGGGTATGTAACTAA
- the LOC122075213 gene encoding cysteine-rich hydrophobic domain-containing protein 1-like gives MAMAEICMPSNFPYYGWIEDDETASTPDLIELPQESVEFDEEEEDDNEEEKEEEEERDEDYVPPVRMERVSRNRNRNHSSNPVQSVALQGAEEDAKVTMLGVVPSLVRTWKNTNCTAGFDWSSIR, from the exons aTGGCGATGGCTGAAATCTGTATGCCGAGTAACTTTCCTTACTATGGATGGATAGAAGACGATGAAACCGCATCGACGCCAGATTTAATAGAATTACCACAAGAATCTGTAGAAtttgacgaagaagaagaagacgacaacgaggaagagaaagaggaagaggaggaaagagatgaAGATTACGTTCCGCCCGTAAGAATGGAAAGGGTTTCACGGAACCGAAATCGGAACCATTCTTCAAATCCCGTTCAATCCGTAGCCCTTCAAGGCGCAGAAGAA GATGCTAAAGTAACAATGCTTGGAGTGGTTCCAAGCTTGGTTAGAACATGGAAAAATACAAATTGCACAGCTGGCTTTGACTGGTCTTCCATTCG GTGA